The following coding sequences lie in one Isoptericola variabilis 225 genomic window:
- the rpsP gene encoding 30S ribosomal protein S16, which produces MAVKIRLKRLGKIRAPYYRVVVADSRTKRDGRVIEEIGKYHPTEEPSFIEISSERAQYWLGVGAQPTEQVLALLKITGDWQKFKGLPGAEGTLKTKGGASDAAAAVEAVNAEAEKVKAKASEKKAEEPAAEADEAEAEA; this is translated from the coding sequence GTGGCCGTCAAGATTCGTCTGAAGCGCCTCGGCAAGATCCGGGCTCCGTACTACCGCGTCGTCGTGGCCGACTCGCGCACCAAGCGCGACGGTCGCGTCATCGAGGAGATCGGGAAGTACCACCCGACCGAGGAGCCGTCGTTCATCGAGATCTCGTCCGAGCGCGCGCAGTACTGGCTCGGTGTCGGCGCCCAGCCGACCGAGCAGGTGCTCGCCCTGCTCAAGATCACGGGTGACTGGCAGAAGTTCAAGGGCCTCCCGGGTGCCGAGGGCACCCTGAAGACCAAGGGCGGCGCGTCCGACGCCGCCGCCGCGGTCGAGGCCGTCAACGCCGAGGCCGAGAAGGTCAAGGCGAAGGCGTCCGAGAAGAAGGCCGAGGAGCCGGCCGCCGAGGCCGACGAGGCTGAGGCCGAGGCCTGA
- a CDS encoding RNA-binding protein, whose amino-acid sequence MLAEALEHLVRGIVDHPDDVRVTARPQRRGDLLEVRVHPDDLGRVIGRGGRTAKALRTVVGALATEGPVRVDVVDVDRR is encoded by the coding sequence ATGCTCGCCGAGGCCCTCGAGCACCTGGTGCGCGGCATCGTGGACCACCCGGACGACGTCCGTGTGACCGCGCGGCCGCAGCGCCGGGGCGACCTGCTCGAGGTCCGGGTGCACCCGGACGACCTGGGCCGAGTCATCGGCCGGGGCGGCCGGACCGCCAAGGCGCTGCGCACCGTGGTCGGTGCGCTCGCCACCGAGGGCCCGGTGCGGGTCGACGTCGTCGACGTCGACCGGCGCTGA
- the rimM gene encoding ribosome maturation factor RimM (Essential for efficient processing of 16S rRNA) yields the protein MQLVVARVGRAHGLRGEVALDLRTDAPEERLAVGERLETDPPSAGPLTVTRVRVHQGRWLVTFAEAADRSAAEALRGVELVVDADASDEEDAWYPHELRGLRAELEDGTVVGEVVGLEHLPAHDALAIRETGGERTLVPFVRQIVPVVDVEGGRVVLTPPGGLLARDAASVVVDLPEDAEPDGRPEGEA from the coding sequence ATGCAGCTGGTGGTCGCGCGCGTGGGACGTGCGCACGGGCTCCGGGGCGAGGTCGCGCTCGACCTGCGCACCGACGCCCCCGAGGAGCGGCTCGCCGTCGGCGAGCGGCTCGAGACCGACCCGCCGTCCGCGGGTCCGCTGACGGTCACGCGCGTGCGCGTGCACCAGGGCCGCTGGCTCGTCACGTTCGCCGAGGCGGCCGACCGGTCGGCGGCCGAGGCGCTGCGCGGCGTCGAGCTCGTCGTCGACGCGGACGCCTCCGACGAGGAGGACGCCTGGTACCCGCACGAGCTGCGCGGGCTGCGCGCCGAGCTCGAGGACGGCACCGTCGTCGGCGAGGTCGTGGGGCTCGAGCACCTGCCCGCGCACGACGCGCTCGCGATCCGCGAGACGGGCGGCGAGCGCACGCTCGTGCCGTTCGTCCGGCAGATCGTGCCCGTGGTCGACGTCGAGGGCGGCCGCGTCGTCCTCACGCCGCCCGGCGGGCTGCTCGCGCGCGACGCCGCGTCCGTCGTGGTCGACCTGCCCGAGGACGCCGAGCCCGACGGCCGGCCCGAGGGCGAGGCCTGA
- the trmD gene encoding tRNA (guanosine(37)-N1)-methyltransferase TrmD, with protein sequence MRVDVVSIFPEYLAALDLSLVGKARRAGLLDLRVHDLRDWTTDRHRTVDDTPFGGGAGMVMRPDVWGRALDDVLGATGGHLVVPTPSGEVFTQRHAEALATEEHLVVACGRYEGIDARVVEHYRAAGHRVSELSIGDYVLNGGEVAALVMIEAVGRLLPGVVGNPASLVEESHGAAGLLEYPVYTKPPAWEGLEVPGVLLSGHHARIERWRRDQALARTAARRPDMLERLDVATLDRHDLEVLAGLGWEVDGGSLRRVRDVPGDVTGEPADEGTAGAVAE encoded by the coding sequence GTGCGCGTCGACGTCGTCTCGATCTTCCCCGAGTACCTCGCCGCGCTCGACCTGTCGCTCGTCGGCAAGGCCCGACGCGCGGGCCTGCTGGACCTGCGCGTCCACGACCTGCGGGACTGGACGACCGACCGGCACCGCACGGTCGACGACACGCCGTTCGGCGGCGGGGCGGGCATGGTCATGCGCCCCGACGTGTGGGGCCGCGCGCTCGACGACGTGCTCGGCGCGACCGGGGGACACCTCGTCGTCCCCACTCCCTCGGGCGAGGTCTTCACGCAGCGGCACGCCGAGGCGCTCGCCACGGAGGAGCACCTCGTCGTCGCGTGCGGACGCTACGAGGGGATCGACGCGCGCGTCGTCGAGCACTACCGCGCGGCCGGGCACCGGGTGTCCGAGCTGTCCATCGGCGACTACGTGCTCAACGGCGGCGAGGTGGCCGCGCTCGTGATGATCGAGGCCGTCGGCCGGCTCCTGCCCGGCGTCGTCGGCAACCCCGCGTCGCTCGTCGAGGAGTCGCACGGGGCCGCCGGGCTGCTCGAGTACCCCGTGTACACCAAGCCGCCCGCGTGGGAGGGCCTCGAGGTGCCCGGTGTCCTGCTGTCGGGCCACCACGCCCGCATCGAGCGCTGGCGCCGGGACCAGGCGCTCGCGCGGACCGCCGCGCGGCGCCCGGACATGCTGGAGCGGCTCGACGTCGCGACGCTCGACCGGCACGACCTCGAGGTCCTCGCAGGGCTCGGCTGGGAGGTCGACGGCGGCAGCCTGCGCCGGGTCCGCGACGTCCCCGGCGACGTCACCGGCGAGCCCGCCGACGAGGGCACCGCGGGGGCTGTGGCAGAATAG
- the rplS gene encoding 50S ribosomal protein L19: MHTLDIVDAASLRSDVPEFRAGDTVKVNVKVVEGNRSRIQAFQGVVIARQGGGVRETFTVRKISFGVGVERTFPLHAPTIDSIDVVTRGDVRRAKLYYLRALRGKKAKIREKRETSA, from the coding sequence ATGCACACGCTCGACATCGTCGACGCGGCCTCGCTGCGCTCCGACGTCCCGGAGTTCCGCGCCGGTGACACCGTCAAGGTCAACGTCAAGGTCGTCGAGGGCAACCGCTCTCGCATCCAGGCGTTCCAGGGCGTCGTCATCGCCCGCCAGGGTGGTGGCGTCCGCGAGACGTTCACCGTCCGCAAGATCAGCTTCGGCGTCGGCGTGGAGCGCACGTTCCCCCTGCACGCCCCGACGATCGACTCGATCGACGTCGTCACCCGTGGTGACGTCCGCCGGGCGAAGCTGTACTACCTGCGCGCGCTGCGCGGCAAGAAGGCCAAGATCCGCGAGAAGCGCGAGACCTCGGCCTGA
- the lepB gene encoding signal peptidase I, which produces MADSEPVTDQPIAPGEDADPDEHRSSGHAGRRRRSRGLGFLRETAIIVVSALVLSWLIKSFLVQAFFIPSASMEDTLIEGDRVMVSRLVPTVLDVHRGDVVVFKDPGGWLDPVEPVDHGPVGNAITDVMTFVGLLPQDTGEHLIKRVIGVPGDQVTCCDAEGRVSVNGVPIDEERYVKPGSEPSEVDFAVTVPDGMLFVMGDNRQNSRDSRYNTGNPGGGFVPMSNVVGTAFATVWPFDRATLLRNPGDVFAGVPEP; this is translated from the coding sequence GTGGCAGACTCCGAACCCGTGACCGACCAGCCCATCGCGCCCGGCGAGGACGCCGACCCCGACGAGCACCGGTCCTCCGGGCACGCGGGGCGCCGGCGGCGCAGCCGCGGTCTCGGGTTCCTGCGCGAGACCGCGATCATCGTCGTCAGCGCACTCGTGCTCTCGTGGCTGATCAAGTCGTTCCTCGTCCAGGCGTTCTTCATCCCGAGCGCGTCGATGGAGGACACGCTGATCGAGGGCGACCGCGTCATGGTCTCGCGGCTCGTGCCGACGGTGCTCGACGTCCACCGCGGCGACGTCGTCGTCTTCAAGGACCCGGGCGGGTGGCTCGACCCGGTCGAGCCGGTCGACCACGGCCCCGTCGGCAACGCGATCACCGACGTCATGACGTTCGTCGGCCTGCTGCCGCAGGACACGGGCGAGCACCTCATCAAGCGCGTGATCGGGGTCCCGGGCGACCAGGTGACCTGCTGCGACGCCGAGGGGCGCGTGAGCGTCAACGGTGTGCCGATCGACGAGGAGCGGTACGTCAAGCCGGGCTCGGAGCCGAGCGAGGTCGACTTCGCCGTGACCGTGCCGGACGGCATGCTGTTCGTCATGGGGGACAACCGCCAGAACTCGCGCGACTCGCGCTACAACACGGGCAACCCGGGCGGCGGGTTCGTGCCGATGTCCAACGTCGTGGGCACCGCGTTCGCGACGGTGTGGCCGTTCGACCGCGCCACCCTGCTGCGCAACCCGGGCGACGTCTTCGCGGGGGTCCCGGAGCCGTGA
- a CDS encoding ribonuclease HII, with protein MTVTSARQGRSTPTRRSPSLRHERALLSGGARLVAGMDEVGRGALAGPVSVGVVVVDAATRTAPQGLTDSKLLTAGARELLVPQVQRWAVAWAVGHAGPAEIDAHGIVAALRIAGRRALAQVRRTCGQDIDVVLLDGSHDWLSRPQADLFEAAAHDPDAEPGAGDPAVRTLVKADLQCSSVAAASVLAKVERDGLLARLARQYPAYAWDQNKGYSAPAHLDALRRLGPTPQHRRSWNLRVLAEDAAAADAREDADASFTSPPLADLGGMMTG; from the coding sequence GTGACCGTCACGTCCGCCCGCCAGGGCCGCTCGACCCCGACGCGGCGCAGCCCGTCGCTGCGCCACGAGCGTGCGCTGCTGTCCGGCGGCGCGCGTCTCGTCGCGGGCATGGACGAGGTGGGGCGCGGCGCGCTGGCCGGGCCGGTCAGCGTGGGCGTCGTCGTCGTGGACGCCGCGACGCGCACGGCGCCCCAGGGCCTGACGGACTCCAAGCTCCTCACGGCGGGCGCGCGCGAGCTGCTCGTGCCGCAGGTCCAGCGCTGGGCCGTCGCGTGGGCCGTGGGCCACGCCGGCCCCGCCGAGATCGACGCGCACGGCATCGTCGCGGCCCTGCGGATCGCCGGCCGTCGCGCGCTCGCCCAGGTGCGGCGCACGTGCGGCCAGGACATCGACGTCGTGCTGCTCGACGGCTCGCACGACTGGCTCTCGCGGCCCCAGGCCGACCTGTTCGAGGCGGCGGCGCACGACCCGGACGCCGAGCCCGGCGCGGGCGACCCCGCGGTCCGCACGCTGGTCAAGGCCGACCTGCAGTGCTCGTCCGTCGCGGCCGCGAGCGTCCTGGCCAAGGTCGAGCGCGACGGTCTCCTCGCGCGGCTCGCGCGCCAGTACCCGGCGTACGCGTGGGACCAGAACAAGGGGTACTCGGCGCCGGCGCACCTCGACGCGCTGCGCCGGCTCGGCCCGACGCCGCAGCACCGCCGGTCGTGGAACCTGCGGGTGCTCGCCGAGGACGCCGCCGCGGCCGACGCGCGCGAGGACGCCGACGCGTCCTTCACGTCGCCACCGCTGGCCGACCTGGGTGGGATGATGACCGGGTGA
- a CDS encoding DUF2469 domain-containing protein, with the protein MSAEDLENYETEMELALYREYRDVVGLFSYVVETERRFYLANQVDLQVRSAAGEVYFELRLADAWVWDVYRSARFVKSVRVVTFKDVNVEELAKAELAL; encoded by the coding sequence GTGAGCGCCGAAGACCTCGAGAACTACGAGACCGAGATGGAGCTCGCGCTCTACCGCGAGTACCGCGACGTCGTGGGCCTGTTCTCGTACGTGGTGGAGACCGAGCGCCGCTTCTACCTCGCCAACCAGGTGGACCTGCAGGTCCGGTCGGCGGCGGGCGAGGTGTACTTCGAGCTGCGCCTGGCCGACGCCTGGGTCTGGGACGTGTACCGGTCCGCGCGCTTCGTGAAGTCGGTGCGCGTCGTGACGTTCAAGGACGTCAACGTCGAGGAGCTGGCCAAGGCCGAGCTCGCCCTCTGA
- a CDS encoding YraN family protein: MRAKDAVGRYGERVAARHLEERGWQLLDRNWRGTRGELDIVARDGDALVAVEVKTRTGDGFGHPAEAVTADKLRRLRRLTGEWLARHADAGGPRFREVRVDVVAVVLPRAGAARVEHLEGVL, translated from the coding sequence GTGCGAGCGAAGGACGCCGTCGGGCGGTACGGCGAGAGGGTGGCGGCCCGTCACCTGGAGGAGCGCGGCTGGCAGCTGCTGGACCGCAACTGGCGCGGGACGCGCGGCGAGCTGGACATCGTCGCGCGCGACGGCGACGCGCTCGTCGCGGTCGAGGTCAAGACGCGCACCGGCGACGGCTTCGGCCATCCCGCGGAGGCGGTCACGGCCGACAAGCTGCGGCGGCTGCGCCGGCTCACGGGGGAGTGGCTCGCGCGGCACGCCGACGCCGGCGGGCCCCGGTTCCGCGAGGTCCGGGTCGACGTCGTCGCCGTGGTGCTCCCGCGCGCGGGCGCGGCGCGGGTCGAGCACCTCGAGGGGGTGCTCTGA
- a CDS encoding YifB family Mg chelatase-like AAA ATPase, with protein sequence MGLGVTASVALTGLRGHVVEVQAQLAAALPAFTLVGLPDTALSESRDRVRAAVLSSGMAWPNRRVTVNLSPASLRKSGSAFDLAIAVAVLAGDGCLPADGLDRVVHLGELGLDGRVQPVRGVLPAVAAAVEAGFTRVVVAAGDVAEARLVPGAQVHGVVTLAEAVLLHGGRVESLPDVEPVRQARTHAPGRPAGDLADVAGQTGARTALEVAAAGGHHLLLTGPPGAGKTMLASRLPGVLPDLTESEALEVTAVHSVAGTFDPGDGLLTRPPFEDPHHTATPAAIVGGGSGLPRPGAVSRAHRGVLFLDEAPEFRPSVLETLRQPLEQGELVLHRTGGAARYPARFQLVLAANPCPCGMATDKGLECTCTPQARRRYFGRLSGPLLDRVDLQVQVRAVTRAERVLLERGEPTATVAARVAAAREASRARLAGTPWTNNAEVPGPWLRERLRREPDVLRRVERAIDEGRLSLRGADRVLRVAWTLADLAGLDVPGRSQVDEAITMRTGGAA encoded by the coding sequence ATGGGGCTCGGCGTCACCGCGTCGGTCGCGCTGACCGGGCTCCGCGGCCACGTCGTGGAGGTCCAGGCGCAGCTCGCCGCCGCGCTGCCCGCGTTCACGCTCGTCGGCCTGCCCGACACCGCGCTGAGCGAGTCGCGGGACCGTGTGCGGGCCGCCGTGCTCTCGAGCGGGATGGCGTGGCCGAACCGCAGGGTCACGGTCAACCTGTCGCCGGCCTCCCTGCGCAAGTCGGGCTCCGCGTTCGACCTCGCGATCGCGGTCGCGGTGCTCGCGGGCGACGGCTGCCTGCCCGCGGACGGGCTCGACCGCGTCGTCCACCTGGGCGAGCTCGGGCTCGACGGCCGCGTGCAGCCGGTGCGCGGGGTGCTGCCCGCCGTCGCCGCGGCCGTCGAGGCGGGCTTCACGCGCGTGGTCGTCGCGGCGGGCGACGTCGCCGAGGCGCGGCTCGTGCCCGGCGCGCAGGTGCACGGCGTCGTCACGCTCGCCGAGGCCGTGCTGCTGCACGGCGGGCGCGTCGAGTCGCTGCCCGACGTCGAGCCCGTCCGCCAGGCGCGCACGCACGCGCCCGGGCGGCCGGCCGGCGACCTCGCCGACGTCGCGGGCCAGACCGGGGCCCGCACCGCGCTCGAGGTGGCCGCCGCCGGGGGGCACCACCTGCTGCTCACCGGCCCGCCCGGCGCGGGCAAGACGATGCTGGCCTCGCGGCTGCCCGGCGTGCTGCCCGACCTCACCGAGTCCGAGGCGCTCGAGGTCACGGCGGTGCACTCGGTCGCCGGCACGTTCGACCCGGGCGACGGGCTTCTCACGCGGCCGCCCTTCGAGGACCCGCACCACACCGCGACGCCCGCCGCGATCGTGGGCGGCGGGTCGGGCCTGCCCCGGCCGGGCGCGGTCTCGCGCGCGCACCGCGGGGTCCTCTTCCTCGACGAGGCGCCCGAGTTCCGGCCCTCGGTGCTCGAGACGCTGCGCCAGCCGCTCGAGCAGGGCGAGCTCGTGCTGCACCGCACCGGTGGTGCGGCCCGCTACCCGGCGCGGTTCCAGCTCGTGCTGGCCGCCAACCCGTGCCCGTGCGGCATGGCCACCGACAAGGGCCTCGAGTGCACCTGCACGCCGCAGGCCAGGCGCCGGTACTTCGGCCGGCTCTCGGGCCCGCTGCTCGACCGCGTGGACCTCCAGGTGCAGGTGCGCGCGGTGACGCGCGCCGAGCGCGTGCTGCTCGAGCGCGGCGAGCCGACCGCGACGGTCGCGGCACGGGTCGCGGCCGCGCGCGAGGCGAGCCGTGCCCGGCTCGCCGGGACGCCGTGGACGAACAACGCGGAGGTGCCCGGCCCGTGGCTGCGCGAGCGGCTGCGGCGCGAGCCGGACGTGCTGCGCCGGGTCGAGCGAGCGATCGACGAGGGCAGGCTGAGCCTGCGCGGGGCCGACCGCGTCCTGCGCGTCGCCTGGACGCTCGCCGACCTCGCCGGCCTGGACGTGCCGGGGCGGAGCCAGGTGGACGAGGCCATCACGATGCGCACGGGCGGTGCGGCGTGA
- the dprA gene encoding DNA-processing protein DprA, producing the protein MSGALFDLPDGAAPEPGRPAVRLGFDADDPVLAAAAWSRLAEPADVVAGALVAHLGAGPALAWLVDAAGDPGRALREAAAAEVPVPDASGEPASRRGATQRLAAAVARWVPRLENLDPRRELRVLERYGGALLVPGDPRWPAALGDLGPAAPFALWVRGEPDLAALAARSVAVVGARAATSYGEHVASRLASGLVDRGFTVVSGGAYGIDAAAHRGAVAAGGPTVALLACGVDRFYPQGNHELLRRVAEGPGCVVSEVPPGSAPFRQRFLARNRIIAALARATVVVEAAWRSGALSTARRAADLLRPVGAVPGPVTSMASGGCHALLRDGVATCVTDAAEVAELAGDLGEDAAPAPRGEARVVDALDETGRRLWDALPLRSPASLESVARTAGLAPREALAGLGGLALDGLAEQRDGGWCRAR; encoded by the coding sequence GTGAGCGGGGCGCTGTTCGACCTGCCCGACGGCGCGGCCCCGGAGCCGGGGCGGCCCGCGGTGCGGCTCGGCTTCGACGCCGACGACCCGGTGCTCGCCGCGGCGGCGTGGTCACGGCTCGCGGAGCCCGCCGACGTCGTCGCGGGCGCGCTCGTCGCACACCTCGGCGCGGGGCCGGCGCTGGCGTGGCTCGTGGACGCGGCCGGCGACCCCGGCCGGGCGCTGCGCGAGGCGGCCGCCGCCGAGGTCCCCGTGCCCGACGCCTCGGGGGAGCCCGCGAGCCGCCGCGGCGCGACGCAGCGGCTCGCGGCCGCGGTCGCGCGGTGGGTGCCCCGGCTCGAGAACCTCGACCCGCGCCGCGAGCTGCGCGTGCTCGAGCGGTACGGGGGCGCGCTGCTCGTGCCCGGCGACCCGCGCTGGCCCGCGGCCCTCGGCGACCTCGGGCCCGCCGCCCCGTTCGCGCTCTGGGTCCGCGGCGAGCCCGACCTGGCGGCGCTCGCCGCGCGCTCCGTCGCCGTCGTCGGTGCCCGCGCGGCGACCTCGTACGGCGAGCACGTCGCGTCCCGGCTCGCGTCGGGCCTCGTCGACCGCGGGTTCACCGTCGTCTCGGGCGGCGCGTACGGCATCGACGCCGCGGCGCACCGCGGCGCGGTCGCGGCGGGCGGCCCGACGGTCGCGCTGCTCGCGTGCGGCGTCGACCGCTTCTACCCGCAGGGCAACCACGAGCTCCTGCGCCGGGTCGCGGAGGGACCGGGGTGCGTCGTGAGCGAGGTGCCGCCCGGGTCGGCCCCGTTCCGGCAGCGGTTCCTCGCGCGGAACCGGATCATCGCCGCGCTGGCGCGGGCCACGGTCGTCGTCGAGGCGGCATGGCGCTCGGGCGCGCTGTCGACCGCGCGGCGGGCCGCCGACCTGCTGCGGCCCGTCGGCGCGGTCCCCGGCCCCGTCACGTCGATGGCCTCGGGCGGGTGCCACGCGCTCCTGCGCGACGGCGTGGCGACGTGCGTGACGGACGCCGCCGAGGTCGCCGAGCTGGCGGGCGACCTCGGCGAGGACGCGGCGCCCGCGCCGCGCGGCGAGGCGCGGGTCGTCGACGCGCTCGACGAGACGGGGCGCCGGCTCTGGGACGCCCTGCCGCTGCGGTCGCCGGCGTCGCTCGAGTCCGTGGCGCGCACCGCGGGCCTGGCGCCCCGCGAGGCGCTCGCGGGCCTCGGCGGCCTCGCGCTCGACGGCCTCGCGGAGCAGCGCGACGGCGGGTGGTGCCGCGCCCGCTGA
- a CDS encoding tyrosine recombinase XerC — translation MDAETRTPTDPELPPLPDALARALDGFLAHLDHQRGLSAHTRRAYRADVAALLRYAARHGADELQRVDLGVLRSWLAAQSDRGLARSTLARRGAAARAFLRWAHRTGLLATDPSARLASPKVPRTLPTVLTPEAAGRLLDVARDDAAAADPDDRPAALRAWAAAELLYGSGIRVGELVAVDVDDVDPSERLVRVLGKGGKERVVPFGVPAARAVTAWLEEGRPAVARAATGPALLVGDRGGRWGQRQVREAVHRLAARAGVDDVAPHALRHSAATHLLAGGSDLRSVQEVLGHADLATTQRYTHVDAERLRRVYAQAFPRA, via the coding sequence ATGGACGCCGAGACGCGGACCCCGACGGACCCGGAGCTGCCGCCGCTGCCGGACGCCCTCGCGCGGGCGCTCGACGGCTTCCTCGCGCACCTGGACCACCAGCGGGGGCTCTCGGCGCACACGCGCCGGGCCTACCGGGCGGACGTCGCCGCCCTGCTGCGCTACGCGGCCCGCCACGGCGCCGACGAGCTGCAGCGGGTCGACCTCGGCGTGCTGCGCTCCTGGCTCGCCGCGCAGTCCGACCGCGGGCTCGCGCGCTCGACGCTCGCGCGGCGCGGCGCCGCGGCGCGCGCGTTCCTGCGCTGGGCGCACCGCACCGGCCTGCTGGCGACGGACCCGTCCGCGCGGCTCGCGAGCCCGAAGGTGCCGCGCACGCTGCCCACGGTCCTGACCCCCGAGGCGGCAGGCCGGCTGCTCGACGTCGCCCGCGACGACGCGGCGGCCGCCGACCCCGACGACCGGCCCGCGGCCCTGCGGGCGTGGGCCGCGGCCGAGCTGCTCTACGGGTCGGGCATCCGCGTGGGCGAGCTCGTCGCGGTGGACGTCGACGACGTCGACCCGTCCGAGCGCCTCGTGCGCGTGCTGGGCAAGGGCGGCAAGGAGCGCGTCGTGCCGTTCGGCGTGCCCGCGGCGCGCGCGGTGACCGCGTGGCTCGAGGAGGGGCGGCCCGCGGTGGCCCGCGCCGCGACCGGACCCGCGCTGCTCGTCGGCGACCGCGGCGGTCGGTGGGGGCAGCGGCAGGTGCGCGAGGCCGTGCACCGGCTCGCCGCGCGGGCGGGCGTCGACGACGTGGCGCCGCACGCGCTGCGGCACTCGGCCGCGACGCACCTGCTCGCGGGCGGGTCCGACCTGCGCTCGGTGCAGGAGGTGCTCGGTCACGCCGACCTGGCGACGACCCAGCGCTACACCCACGTGGACGCCGAGCGGCTCCGCCGCGTCTACGCGCAGGCGTTCCCGCGCGCCTGA
- a CDS encoding peptidoglycan DD-metalloendopeptidase family protein: MTTPTVRALGALLSVLLLLGPAAAAAPAATDASPRAGTEDAAAARRAGWVRPVPGELVHPFAPPAQDWLPGHRGVDLAALRGEPVAAPGGGVVTFAGVVGGKPVVVVTHHGGLRSTLEPVEAVVPRGAVVAAGSVVGTLATAPGTADNPSHCAPRDCLHWGVRRGERYLDPMLLLGLADPIVLLPLS; the protein is encoded by the coding sequence ATGACGACGCCCACCGTGCGCGCGCTCGGCGCCCTGCTCTCGGTCCTTCTCCTGCTCGGGCCCGCGGCGGCCGCCGCCCCGGCCGCGACGGACGCGAGCCCCCGAGCGGGCACCGAGGACGCGGCCGCCGCCCGCCGCGCGGGCTGGGTCCGGCCCGTGCCGGGCGAGCTCGTGCACCCGTTCGCACCTCCCGCGCAGGACTGGCTCCCCGGCCACCGCGGCGTCGACCTCGCGGCCCTGCGCGGCGAGCCGGTCGCGGCGCCGGGAGGGGGCGTCGTGACGTTCGCCGGCGTCGTCGGCGGCAAGCCGGTCGTCGTGGTCACGCACCACGGCGGGCTGCGCTCGACGCTCGAGCCGGTCGAGGCCGTCGTCCCGCGCGGCGCCGTCGTCGCCGCCGGGTCGGTCGTCGGGACGCTCGCGACCGCGCCGGGCACGGCGGACAACCCGAGCCACTGCGCCCCGCGGGACTGCCTGCACTGGGGCGTGCGCCGCGGCGAGCGCTACCTCGACCCGATGCTCCTGCTCGGCCTCGCCGACCCGATCGTGCTCCTGCCCCTCTCCTGA
- the rpsB gene encoding 30S ribosomal protein S2 — protein MAVVTMRQLLESGVHFGHQTRRWNPKMKRFIFTERNGIYIVDLQQSLSYIDRAYEFVSQTVAHGGTILFVGTKKQAQEPVAEQASRVGMPYVNHRWLGGMLTNFSTVHKRLQRLKELEEIDFDDVAGSGLTKKELLVLRREKDKLARTLGGIRDMAKTPSAIWVVDTNKEHLAVDEARKLGIPVVAILDTNCDPDLVDYAIPGNDDAIRSVTLLTRVIADAVAEGLLQRHSGRKGDAAEAEAEPLAEWERELLAGAEAQAGAVQEAVETQAEEQVEAAEAAPEAAATQGASGAEDAVAPGADAAPAVDAAAEAAEKSE, from the coding sequence ATGGCCGTCGTGACCATGCGCCAGCTCCTCGAGAGCGGTGTCCACTTCGGGCACCAGACCCGCCGTTGGAACCCGAAGATGAAGCGGTTCATCTTCACCGAGCGCAACGGCATCTACATCGTCGACCTCCAGCAGTCGCTGTCGTACATCGACCGCGCCTACGAGTTCGTCAGCCAGACCGTCGCCCACGGCGGCACGATCCTCTTCGTCGGCACCAAGAAGCAGGCGCAGGAGCCCGTCGCCGAGCAGGCGTCCCGCGTCGGCATGCCGTACGTGAACCACCGCTGGCTCGGTGGCATGCTCACCAACTTCTCCACCGTGCACAAGCGCCTCCAGCGCCTCAAGGAGCTCGAGGAGATCGACTTCGACGACGTCGCCGGCTCCGGCCTGACGAAGAAGGAGCTCCTCGTCCTGCGTCGCGAGAAGGACAAGCTCGCGCGCACGCTGGGCGGCATCCGTGACATGGCCAAGACGCCGTCGGCGATCTGGGTCGTGGACACCAACAAGGAGCACCTCGCCGTCGACGAGGCCCGCAAGCTGGGCATCCCCGTCGTGGCGATCCTCGACACCAACTGCGACCCCGACCTGGTCGACTACGCGATCCCGGGCAACGACGACGCGATCCGCTCCGTCACGCTGCTCACGCGCGTGATCGCCGACGCCGTCGCCGAGGGCCTGCTGCAGCGCCACTCGGGCCGCAAGGGCGACGCCGCCGAGGCCGAGGCCGAGCCGCTCGCCGAGTGGGAGCGCGAGCTCCTCGCCGGCGCCGAGGCGCAGGCCGGGGCCGTCCAGGAGGCCGTCGAGACCCAGGCCGAGGAGCAGGTCGAGGCCGCCGAGGCCGCGCCGGAGGCCGCCGCGACGCAGGGCGCCTCGGGCGCCGAGGACGCGGTCGCGCCGGGTGCGGACGCCGCGCCGGCCGTCGACGCCGCCGCCGAGGCCGCCGAGAAGTCCGAGTGA